A stretch of Bordetella genomosp. 13 DNA encodes these proteins:
- a CDS encoding DUF3597 domain-containing protein encodes MNIFKAILNKIFPSDHPANAEGASPTPAQTTDAASAAPGAPATPGTPTTPGAGAAPTAPAAPAASAAPVDVDAVLSGMQAKHSEKLNWKTSIVDLLKLLGLDSSLAARKQLAQELGYTGDTGDSAAMNIWLHKQVMTKLAQNGGKLPADLQD; translated from the coding sequence ATGAACATTTTCAAAGCCATCCTCAACAAGATCTTCCCGTCCGACCATCCCGCCAACGCCGAGGGGGCCAGCCCCACCCCTGCGCAGACGACCGACGCCGCTTCCGCGGCGCCGGGTGCTCCGGCTACGCCCGGCACTCCGACTACCCCTGGCGCTGGCGCGGCGCCGACCGCTCCCGCGGCGCCGGCAGCCTCCGCCGCACCGGTCGACGTCGATGCCGTGCTGAGCGGCATGCAGGCCAAGCATTCCGAGAAGCTGAACTGGAAGACGTCCATCGTCGACCTGCTCAAGCTGCTGGGCCTGGACAGCAGCCTGGCGGCGCGCAAGCAACTGGCGCAGGAACTCGGCTACACCGGCGATACCGGTGATTCCGCCGCAATGAACATCTGGCTGCACAAACAGGTGATGACCAAGCTGGCCCAGAACGGCGGCAAACTGCCCGCCGACTTGCAGGACTGA
- the bglX gene encoding beta-glucosidase BglX, with translation MNRLFLPRLLPALLAAALLAACVQTPPAQSLSAQASSSPSTGPDTAPTLAAQQERERYVSELMQRMTLQEKIGQLRLRSVDAGPNVDKEALLQEIRSGQVGAIFNTVTRPGMRVLQDAAMQSRLKVPLFFAYDVIHGHRTVFPIGLGLASSFDMDAIARSGRISAIEANADGLNMTFAPMVDISRDPRWGRNSEGYGEDTYLTSRIGATLVKALQGDDPSQPGTIMAAVKHFAMYGAIEGARDYNTVDMSPQRMYQDYLPPYKAAIDAGAAGVMVALNAVNGVPATADPWLLQELLRKQWGFKGITVSDHGAILELIRHGVAADGRDAARLAIKAGTDLSMNDKVYGKDLEPLVESGEVSMAEIDEAVRHVLRVKYDLGLFRDAYRHIGRAEDDPADTEAESRLHRADAREVARRSLVLLKNEGDTLPLKKQGTIAVIGPLAKSQRDVMGNWSAAGKARQAVSVYQGLAEATAGRATLLYAKGANVIDDAEVVTYLNEFEKDVEVDSRTAEAMIAEAVQAARKADVVLAVVGESQGMAHEASSRTDIVIPESQRRLLHALKATGKPLVIVLMNGRPLALEWEHANADAMLETWFAGTEGGHAIADVLFGDYNPSGKLPMTFPRVVGQVPLYYNHLNTGRPFDPENPNKYTSRYFDHENGPLYPFGYGLSYTTFDVSDVKLSRAEMARGGQLTASATIRNTGRRDGETVVQLYVQDPVASISRPVRELKGFSKIFLKAGESREVSFEIGDEQLGFYNAQGRFNVEPGKFNVFLGLDSRAAQSASFTLH, from the coding sequence ATGAACAGGCTATTCCTTCCCAGGCTGCTGCCGGCCTTGCTGGCTGCCGCATTGCTCGCCGCGTGCGTGCAGACGCCGCCGGCACAGTCGTTGTCCGCGCAGGCTTCGTCCTCTCCTTCCACCGGCCCCGATACCGCGCCCACGCTTGCCGCCCAGCAGGAGCGCGAGCGCTACGTCAGCGAGTTGATGCAACGCATGACGCTGCAGGAGAAGATCGGCCAGCTGCGCCTGCGCAGCGTGGACGCGGGCCCCAACGTGGACAAAGAGGCCCTGCTGCAGGAAATCCGCTCGGGCCAGGTCGGCGCCATCTTCAACACCGTGACCCGCCCGGGCATGCGCGTGCTGCAGGACGCGGCCATGCAGAGCCGCCTGAAGGTGCCGCTGTTCTTCGCGTATGACGTGATCCACGGACACCGCACGGTGTTCCCCATCGGACTGGGGCTGGCGTCCAGCTTCGACATGGACGCGATCGCGCGCAGCGGCCGCATCTCGGCCATCGAGGCCAACGCCGACGGGCTGAACATGACGTTCGCGCCCATGGTGGACATCTCGCGCGACCCGCGCTGGGGCCGCAATTCCGAGGGCTATGGCGAGGACACCTACCTGACCTCGCGCATCGGCGCGACGCTGGTCAAGGCGCTGCAGGGGGACGATCCTTCGCAGCCCGGCACCATCATGGCCGCGGTGAAGCACTTCGCGATGTATGGCGCCATCGAAGGCGCGCGCGACTACAACACCGTGGACATGAGCCCGCAGCGCATGTACCAGGACTACCTGCCGCCCTACAAGGCCGCCATCGATGCCGGCGCGGCCGGCGTGATGGTGGCGCTGAACGCCGTCAACGGCGTGCCCGCCACTGCCGATCCGTGGCTGTTGCAGGAGCTGCTGCGCAAGCAATGGGGCTTCAAGGGCATCACCGTCAGCGATCACGGCGCCATTCTCGAACTGATCCGGCACGGCGTGGCGGCCGACGGCCGCGATGCGGCGCGACTGGCGATCAAGGCGGGCACCGACCTGAGCATGAACGACAAGGTCTATGGCAAGGACCTCGAGCCGCTCGTCGAAAGCGGCGAGGTCTCCATGGCCGAGATCGACGAGGCCGTCCGCCACGTGTTGCGCGTGAAGTATGACCTGGGCCTGTTCCGCGACGCCTATCGCCACATCGGACGGGCCGAGGACGATCCCGCGGACACCGAGGCCGAGAGCCGCCTGCACCGCGCCGACGCGCGCGAGGTGGCGCGCCGCAGCCTGGTGCTGCTGAAGAACGAGGGCGACACGCTGCCGCTGAAGAAGCAGGGCACCATCGCCGTGATCGGCCCGCTTGCCAAGAGCCAGCGCGACGTCATGGGCAACTGGTCGGCGGCCGGCAAGGCGCGCCAGGCCGTGTCGGTGTACCAGGGCCTGGCCGAGGCCACCGCGGGCCGGGCGACCCTGCTCTACGCGAAGGGCGCCAACGTCATCGACGACGCCGAGGTCGTGACCTATCTGAACGAGTTCGAGAAGGACGTCGAGGTGGATTCGCGTACCGCGGAGGCCATGATCGCCGAGGCCGTGCAGGCCGCGCGCAAGGCCGACGTGGTGTTGGCCGTGGTGGGCGAATCGCAGGGCATGGCCCACGAAGCCTCCAGCCGTACCGACATCGTCATTCCCGAAAGCCAGCGCCGCCTGCTGCATGCGCTGAAGGCCACCGGCAAGCCGCTGGTGATCGTGCTGATGAACGGGCGCCCGCTGGCGCTGGAATGGGAGCATGCCAATGCCGATGCCATGCTGGAGACCTGGTTCGCCGGCACCGAGGGCGGCCATGCCATCGCGGACGTGCTGTTCGGCGACTACAACCCTTCCGGCAAGCTGCCCATGACTTTCCCGCGCGTGGTGGGGCAGGTGCCGCTGTACTACAACCATCTCAACACGGGCCGCCCCTTCGATCCCGAGAATCCCAACAAGTACACGTCGCGCTATTTCGACCATGAGAACGGCCCGCTCTATCCGTTCGGCTATGGGCTGAGCTACACCACGTTCGACGTGTCGGACGTGAAGCTGTCGCGCGCCGAGATGGCCCGCGGAGGCCAGTTGACCGCCAGCGCCACCATCCGCAACACGGGACGCCGCGACGGCGAGACCGTGGTGCAGTTGTACGTGCAGGACCCGGTGGCGTCGATCAGCCGCCCCGTCAGGGAATTGAAGGGCTTTTCCAAGATATTCCTGAAGGCGGGCGAGTCGCGCGAAGTCAGCTTCGAGATCGGCGACGAACAGCTGGGTTTCTACAACGCGCAGGGCCGTTTCAACGTCGAGCCCGGCAAGTTCAACGTGTTCCTGGGGCTCGATTCGCGAGCCGCCCAGTCCGCCAGTTTCACGCTGCATTAG
- a CDS encoding sel1 repeat family protein translates to MKIPFQAWVGATCAGGWLAAASLGFATLALAETRPRAAADIPREAVYALTPAQQYGLALEAQTEQDHAALLYWLRASASAGHLPAQELLGVVLLGGPVLYGDGMSADPCEARHWLGQAALNGSVASMPRALVGRPHGQAPGACR, encoded by the coding sequence ATGAAGATCCCGTTTCAGGCCTGGGTAGGCGCCACGTGTGCCGGCGGCTGGCTGGCGGCAGCGTCCCTCGGCTTCGCAACGCTGGCGCTGGCCGAAACCCGGCCACGGGCCGCTGCCGATATCCCGCGCGAGGCCGTCTACGCCCTGACGCCCGCGCAGCAGTATGGCCTGGCGCTGGAAGCGCAGACGGAGCAGGACCATGCCGCCCTGCTGTATTGGCTGCGCGCATCGGCAAGCGCCGGCCACCTGCCCGCGCAGGAACTGCTGGGGGTGGTCCTGTTGGGCGGGCCCGTACTGTATGGCGACGGTATGTCGGCCGATCCTTGCGAGGCGCGCCATTGGCTGGGCCAGGCCGCGCTGAACGGCAGCGTGGCCAGCATGCCGCGCGCGCTGGTGGGCCGGCCGCACGGCCAAGCGCCGGGCGCCTGCCGCTGA
- a CDS encoding sulfite exporter TauE/SafE family protein: protein MDLAVMTSHLPAGAWGFIAMVFVLAGIVKGVVGLGLPTISMALLALAMPPAQAAALLIVPSFVTNVWQGRPFVALGPLLRRIGGMQVGVCVGTVGGALLLGAPAGDWATAALGVALVAYALWGLFGKAPRVDPNAEPWLGPLVGIVTGAVTAATGVFVVPAVPYLQALGLGKDGLIQAMGVSFTVSTLALAAGLWLTGDYASGAAGASLLMLAPALAGMWAGTRLRQALSPPVFKLWFMISLIVLGLYQILEAGVWAF, encoded by the coding sequence ATGGATCTCGCAGTAATGACCTCGCACCTGCCCGCGGGCGCGTGGGGCTTCATCGCCATGGTGTTCGTGCTGGCCGGCATCGTGAAAGGCGTGGTCGGGCTGGGACTGCCCACTATCTCGATGGCGCTGCTGGCGTTGGCCATGCCGCCCGCGCAGGCCGCGGCCCTGCTGATCGTGCCCTCGTTCGTCACCAACGTCTGGCAGGGCCGGCCGTTCGTCGCGCTGGGGCCGCTGTTGCGCCGCATCGGCGGCATGCAGGTCGGCGTGTGCGTGGGCACGGTGGGAGGCGCCTTGCTGCTGGGCGCGCCCGCTGGCGATTGGGCGACCGCTGCGCTGGGCGTGGCGCTGGTGGCCTATGCGCTGTGGGGCCTGTTCGGCAAGGCGCCGCGCGTCGATCCGAACGCCGAGCCGTGGCTGGGTCCGCTGGTGGGCATCGTCACGGGGGCCGTCACCGCGGCCACCGGCGTGTTCGTGGTGCCCGCCGTGCCCTATCTGCAGGCGCTGGGCCTGGGTAAGGACGGATTGATACAGGCCATGGGCGTGTCTTTCACGGTGTCCACCCTGGCGCTGGCCGCGGGGCTGTGGCTGACCGGCGACTACGCGTCGGGCGCGGCCGGCGCTTCGCTGCTGATGCTGGCGCCGGCGCTGGCTGGCATGTGGGCCGGCACGCGTCTGCGCCAGGCGCTGTCGCCGCCGGTGTTCAAACTGTGGTTCATGATCAGCCTCATCGTGCTGGGGCTGTACCAGATCCTCGAGGCGGGCGTGTGGGCGTTCTAG
- a CDS encoding alpha-ketoglutarate-dependent dioxygenase AlkB, with protein sequence MTTIQGSLFEEGPFDASIPGLVYQPGFLSAAEESELLEIIATLPLRAARYKGYLARRRVASFGGSYDFDANRLLPAAELDTRLEPLRARVAAWLGTPPERLQHALVAEYAPGTPLGWHRDVPDFEMIVGVSLGGAATLRFRPYPYDPGLRNRMMRLEVAPRSIYRLEAEARWNWQHSVEPTRELRWSITFRTRAPRDRSRRG encoded by the coding sequence ATGACGACGATACAAGGCAGCCTGTTCGAAGAGGGGCCGTTCGATGCCTCGATACCGGGCCTGGTCTACCAGCCCGGGTTCCTGTCCGCGGCCGAGGAAAGCGAGCTGCTGGAGATCATCGCCACCCTGCCGCTGCGCGCGGCGCGCTACAAGGGATACCTGGCGCGCCGGCGGGTGGCCAGCTTTGGCGGGTCTTATGACTTCGACGCCAACCGGCTGCTGCCGGCGGCGGAGCTCGATACACGACTGGAACCCTTGCGCGCCCGCGTGGCGGCGTGGCTGGGGACGCCGCCGGAGAGACTGCAGCATGCCCTGGTGGCCGAATACGCGCCGGGCACGCCGCTGGGCTGGCATCGCGACGTGCCCGATTTCGAAATGATCGTGGGCGTGTCGCTGGGCGGCGCCGCGACGCTGCGATTCCGCCCCTATCCCTACGACCCCGGACTACGAAACAGAATGATGCGGCTGGAGGTCGCGCCGAGATCGATCTACCGCCTCGAGGCCGAGGCGCGCTGGAACTGGCAGCACAGCGTCGAACCGACGCGAGAGCTGCGCTGGTCCATCACGTTCAGGACCAGGGCCCCGAGGGACCGCTCGCGGCGCGGCTAG